Proteins co-encoded in one Callospermophilus lateralis isolate mCalLat2 chromosome 2, mCalLat2.hap1, whole genome shotgun sequence genomic window:
- the Fosl1 gene encoding fos-related antigen 1 isoform X2 — MYRDFGEPGPSSGAGSAYGGPAQPPAAAQAAAQQFHLVPSINALSGSQELQWMVQPHFLGPSSYPRPLTYPQYSPPQPRPGVIRTLGPPAGVRRRPCEQETDKLEDEKSGLQREIEELQKQKERLELVLEAHRPICKIPEGDKERDTGGTSSTGGTSSSPAPCRPVPCISLSPGPVLEPEALHTPTLMTTPSLTPFTPSLVFTYPSTPEPCASAHRKSSSSSGDPSSDPLGSPTLLAL, encoded by the exons ATGTACCGAGACTTCGGGGAACCCGGACCGAGCTCCGGGGCCGGCAGCGCGTACGGAGGTCCCGCGCAGCCCCCAGCCGCGGCGCAGGCAGCAGCCCAGCAG TTCCACCTCGTGCCAAGCATCAATGCTCTGAGTGGCAGCCAGGAATTGCAGTGGATGGTACAGCCTCATTTCCTGGGGCCCAGCAGCTACCCCAGGCCTCTGACCTACCCTCAATACAGCCCCCCACAACCCCGGCCAGGAGTCATTCGGACCCTTGGGCCACCTGCAGGAGTGCGTCGCAGGCCCTGTGAACAG GAGACTGACAAACTGGAGGATGAGAAATCTGGACTGCAGAGAGAGATTGAAGAGCTACAGAAGCAGAAGGAGCGTCTGGAGTTGGTGCTGGAAGCTCACCGCCCCATCTGCAAAATCCCAGAGGGAGACAAGGAGAGGGACACAGGCGGTACCAGCAGTACAGGGGGCACCAGCAGCTCACCAGCCCCCTGCCGCCCTGTACCTTGCATCTCCCTTTCCCCAGGGCCTGTACTTGAACCTGAGGCCTTGCACACCCCCACACTCATGACTACACCCTCTCTGACCCCTTTTACCCCCAGTCTGGTCTTCACCTATCCCAGCACCCCTGAGCCCTGTGCCTCAGCTCATCGAAAGAGTAGCAGCAGCAGTGGAGACCCATCTTCTGACCCCCTGGGTTCTCCCACCCTCCTCGCTTTGTGA
- the Fosl1 gene encoding fos-related antigen 1 isoform X4, translated as MYRDFGEPGPSSGAGSAYGGPAQPPAAAQAAAQQTDKLEDEKSGLQREIEELQKQKERLELVLEAHRPICKIPEGDKERDTGGTSSTGGTSSSPAPCRPVPCISLSPGPVLEPEALHTPTLMTTPSLTPFTPSLVFTYPSTPEPCASAHRKSSSSSGDPSSDPLGSPTLLAL; from the exons ATGTACCGAGACTTCGGGGAACCCGGACCGAGCTCCGGGGCCGGCAGCGCGTACGGAGGTCCCGCGCAGCCCCCAGCCGCGGCGCAGGCAGCAGCCCAGCAG ACTGACAAACTGGAGGATGAGAAATCTGGACTGCAGAGAGAGATTGAAGAGCTACAGAAGCAGAAGGAGCGTCTGGAGTTGGTGCTGGAAGCTCACCGCCCCATCTGCAAAATCCCAGAGGGAGACAAGGAGAGGGACACAGGCGGTACCAGCAGTACAGGGGGCACCAGCAGCTCACCAGCCCCCTGCCGCCCTGTACCTTGCATCTCCCTTTCCCCAGGGCCTGTACTTGAACCTGAGGCCTTGCACACCCCCACACTCATGACTACACCCTCTCTGACCCCTTTTACCCCCAGTCTGGTCTTCACCTATCCCAGCACCCCTGAGCCCTGTGCCTCAGCTCATCGAAAGAGTAGCAGCAGCAGTGGAGACCCATCTTCTGACCCCCTGGGTTCTCCCACCCTCCTCGCTTTGTGA
- the Fosl1 gene encoding fos-related antigen 1 isoform X3: MYRDFGEPGPSSGAGSAYGGPAQPPAAAQAAAQQISPEEEERRRVRRERNKLAAAKCRNRRKELTDFLQAETDKLEDEKSGLQREIEELQKQKERLELVLEAHRPICKIPEGDKERDTGGTSSTGGTSSSPAPCRPVPCISLSPGPVLEPEALHTPTLMTTPSLTPFTPSLVFTYPSTPEPCASAHRKSSSSSGDPSSDPLGSPTLLAL; encoded by the exons ATGTACCGAGACTTCGGGGAACCCGGACCGAGCTCCGGGGCCGGCAGCGCGTACGGAGGTCCCGCGCAGCCCCCAGCCGCGGCGCAGGCAGCAGCCCAGCAG ATCAGCCCGGAGGAGGAAGAGCGGCGGCGAGTAAGGCGCGAGCGGAACAAGCTGGCCGCGGCCAAGTGCAGGAATCGCAGGAAGGAACTGACTGACTTCCTGCAGGCG GAGACTGACAAACTGGAGGATGAGAAATCTGGACTGCAGAGAGAGATTGAAGAGCTACAGAAGCAGAAGGAGCGTCTGGAGTTGGTGCTGGAAGCTCACCGCCCCATCTGCAAAATCCCAGAGGGAGACAAGGAGAGGGACACAGGCGGTACCAGCAGTACAGGGGGCACCAGCAGCTCACCAGCCCCCTGCCGCCCTGTACCTTGCATCTCCCTTTCCCCAGGGCCTGTACTTGAACCTGAGGCCTTGCACACCCCCACACTCATGACTACACCCTCTCTGACCCCTTTTACCCCCAGTCTGGTCTTCACCTATCCCAGCACCCCTGAGCCCTGTGCCTCAGCTCATCGAAAGAGTAGCAGCAGCAGTGGAGACCCATCTTCTGACCCCCTGGGTTCTCCCACCCTCCTCGCTTTGTGA
- the Fosl1 gene encoding fos-related antigen 1 isoform X1 produces the protein MYRDFGEPGPSSGAGSAYGGPAQPPAAAQAAAQQFHLVPSINALSGSQELQWMVQPHFLGPSSYPRPLTYPQYSPPQPRPGVIRTLGPPAGVRRRPCEQISPEEEERRRVRRERNKLAAAKCRNRRKELTDFLQAETDKLEDEKSGLQREIEELQKQKERLELVLEAHRPICKIPEGDKERDTGGTSSTGGTSSSPAPCRPVPCISLSPGPVLEPEALHTPTLMTTPSLTPFTPSLVFTYPSTPEPCASAHRKSSSSSGDPSSDPLGSPTLLAL, from the exons ATGTACCGAGACTTCGGGGAACCCGGACCGAGCTCCGGGGCCGGCAGCGCGTACGGAGGTCCCGCGCAGCCCCCAGCCGCGGCGCAGGCAGCAGCCCAGCAG TTCCACCTCGTGCCAAGCATCAATGCTCTGAGTGGCAGCCAGGAATTGCAGTGGATGGTACAGCCTCATTTCCTGGGGCCCAGCAGCTACCCCAGGCCTCTGACCTACCCTCAATACAGCCCCCCACAACCCCGGCCAGGAGTCATTCGGACCCTTGGGCCACCTGCAGGAGTGCGTCGCAGGCCCTGTGAACAG ATCAGCCCGGAGGAGGAAGAGCGGCGGCGAGTAAGGCGCGAGCGGAACAAGCTGGCCGCGGCCAAGTGCAGGAATCGCAGGAAGGAACTGACTGACTTCCTGCAGGCG GAGACTGACAAACTGGAGGATGAGAAATCTGGACTGCAGAGAGAGATTGAAGAGCTACAGAAGCAGAAGGAGCGTCTGGAGTTGGTGCTGGAAGCTCACCGCCCCATCTGCAAAATCCCAGAGGGAGACAAGGAGAGGGACACAGGCGGTACCAGCAGTACAGGGGGCACCAGCAGCTCACCAGCCCCCTGCCGCCCTGTACCTTGCATCTCCCTTTCCCCAGGGCCTGTACTTGAACCTGAGGCCTTGCACACCCCCACACTCATGACTACACCCTCTCTGACCCCTTTTACCCCCAGTCTGGTCTTCACCTATCCCAGCACCCCTGAGCCCTGTGCCTCAGCTCATCGAAAGAGTAGCAGCAGCAGTGGAGACCCATCTTCTGACCCCCTGGGTTCTCCCACCCTCCTCGCTTTGTGA